The sequence tcaataattttttaatatttggttgttgatactATTTTGGTTGAGACTCAAGCTAAGTTCACCATATTTAGTCCTAACCTTTTggttcttgtgtttttttttttgttcagttCATCTGTCTTTAAAAATGGCGGTCGTTGAATCAGGGATGTTTAGGATCCAACATACTGTTGGGACTATTTTATGTTGCAAATGTGGAATTCTGATGCCACAGAATGCTGCAAATATGTGTGTCAAATGTTTAAGAGCTGAAGTTGACATCACTGAAGGTCTACAAAAGAATGTTATCATCATGTACTGCCCTGAATGCAACAGTTACTTGCAGCCACCGCGAACTTGGATGAAATGCGAGCTAGAATCCAAAGAGCTCTTAACATTTTGTGTGAAAAGGTTGAAGAATTTGAGTAAGGTTAGGCTTACACATGCCGAGTTTATATGGACAGAACCACATTCGAAGAGGATCAAGGTTAAAATTGGAGTGCAGAAAGAAGTACTTAATGGAGTTGTTTTAGAGCAAGCTTACCTTGTTGAGTATGTTGTACAGGACCACTTGTGTGAATCCTGTTCAAGGATTGCTGCTAATCCTGATCAGTGGATTGCTTCTGTTCAGTTAAGACAACATGTGCCGCACCGTAGAACGTTCTTTTATCTTGAGCAGCTCATTCTCAAGCATAATGCTGCTCTTCATGCAATAAAGATTAAGCAGATGGATCATGGTATTGATTTTTTCTTCGCCAACCGAAGCCATGCTCTAAAGTTTGTTGATTTCGTCGGTAAAGTTTGTCCAATCAAGAGCCGAAATGATAAACAGCTAGTATCCCATGACGAAAAGAGCTCCACCTACAATTATAAATACACATTTTCTGTTGAAATTTGTCCCATTTGCCGCGAGGATCTGATCTGTCTTCCTCCCAAAACAGCTCTTAGCTTGGGAAATCTGGGTCCACTAGTACTGTGCACGAAAGTAAGTGACAGCATTGCTTTACTTGATCCCCTTACTTTGAGGATGTCGTACATGGTTGCAGACCAGTATTGGAGGATGCCTTTCAAGACTTTGCTATCAAGTCGACAACTCGTGGAATATATAGTTTTGGATGTGGAACCCATGATATCTGAAGTGAATGTTGGCGGAACAACTTACGCATTAGCAGACGTTCAAGTTGCACGTGTCTCTGATTTTGGCAAAAATGACTTGATCTTTAATATAAGAACCCATCTTGGCCATCTTTTAAACCCCGGCGATTATGCTCTTGGCTATGACCTATATGGAGCTAATATTGACATTACATATAAAGGTCTTGTCATTCCTGATGCAATTTTAATAAAGAAGAGCTATGAAGAGAAGCGACTAAAGAAACGTGGCAAACCTCGTGCTTGGAAGCTGAAGTTCATGAATATGGAAGTGGATAATTCTAATAGAAAACTTGATGAGGAGAAGATGAATACTGAGATTGAAGAATTCTTGAAAATTTTGGAAGAAAACCCAGAGATGGCGCTTAACATATCCTTGCACCACAATGAAGAGTACCAACCATCGGAGATGACTGAGGCAGATGATGATGGACTATTGCCTTTAGATCAGATGCTCGCTGGTCTTAAACTTGGTGGCGAAGAAGAAGAGGACAATAATAATGGGCAAGGCATGATCGACTGATTCTCTGTAAGATGGGAGGCTGAGTTTATCCTTTCTCAACTGGTATGTCATTTTTGCCATTTATTTCTTCCTTATGTTTACGCAGAACTTAGCTTCCTACTCTTTCCTCTAAAATTCTCATGAAATTGAATTGAACTCAGCTTACGATTGTTTTCCGAAGTTGCATTTGATGGGCAAGAAGCTCAAAATAGTCACTTTGCATGCCTTCAAGCAAAAGTTTTGGTCTTTCACAGTGCTATATGAGCATAATCAACATAAAGTCATCATAAGTTACGTCGCTTTATGAACATTTTTTTTGCTATAAGTATTGTGAATTTGCATGTGTAAAACAAGTTCTGCCTGGTAGTATTGTTGGTATGCATTAAAAGTTAGAGATGTTAAGCACACATGTTATATCTTTACTATTTTAAAATGTAGGCAATAGCTATGTTGTCAAAGGCGTCGCCTTGGCGCCAAAGTGGCCCTATTTTTCCATTTGGCGTCTTGCTAAGGAAAAAAGATGCCACTTTTAAATAGTGGATTCCTAACGGCGCCTTTATGCGCCCAAAaggtatatttaaaaaaaaagaaaatctttctcaaatctttcccctaattgaatgtgattaatgttATTAATATGTGGAAACATTTGACtgatggaaaatgaagaagagagTTTCATATTATTTTCAAACTAAATGGACGTGATTGGTGGAATGGATGCAATTTTGACGTTTTAATTCTTTGATATAAGTATAGTAATAGGCTTTATTGTTTGATGTAAATATAGAAAGAAGATAATTATTCGGCCTTGATCCTCTTCTCTATAATTGTGCCTAGAATAGTTACTCGGATTTTACACCCGCACTGCCCGGCGCCTCACGCCTATGACAACATAGGGCGATAGGCTATTTTCTTAGTGTTTGCACCCTGTCATTGTGTACATTTTTTATTCTGTAGAAGTTGGTATCTGTTTATCTGGCGTATCATACACACTTTAAGATTATTAATAGAGTGAGAGAGTGAGAGAACATGTGTGCTAATTTGTTGGGTAGAAAAATGAGTTTATGTTAGCATGGTGCCTTCTTAATAATATATAACCTTGACTGAAACACTACTAACTACTACCAAGCGTTCTTATTATGTTATCATATATGCTGCAGTGATTTTCTGTGCTTCAAACCTATGAAGTTTGTTGTTAGGTTCTTGAGAAATTTAATTCGCCGAGTATGTTAAATATTCTTTTTGCAGGAGGAACTCTTAAAGGCTGAAACTACTCTATGGATTGATCAGAATACTTGTTGCATTGACTGACACTTGATTGCATTTTGGGAAATTTAGCTGATgatttcaactttgatttttgccTTGGTGGGTATATCCTTCTACCTCTTTTGTATAGAGGATAAACAAGGTGGTTTATGTAGGCAGATGACTCTTCCTGGTAAGAGTAGGGTGCAGAAACGTTGAATTTTACCAGTTTTACTTTCTTTTGACTGAAGTGGTGTTTTAGTTTTGGGTACTTTTTAGttctgtttaattgttttacttccAATTTGCATGtagtcaattttttatttttattttgatacgCTCGCCCAACGTGGAATTAACCGTAGATAACTGGAGAGGTTTCCTTGTCCTTCCTTTACCACGATAAACCGTAGATAACTGGAGAGGTTTCCTTGTCCTTCCTTTACCACGATAACGCCGCACGATTTTTACTCTCTCTTCATCAATAAGGACATCAAGACCGAGTGTAGATATACGTCAAGCAAAAACATTTTGATTCGACGGATGGGTTATGCTTGGAAAGCTTCTTTGACTCTTGAATTATTCAATATGATTCGATCAAGTGTTCTGAGCAAGAATGTAGATGGATCATTAAGAGACAGTCTAATAATAGAGGGGAGTATGAGATATCTTCACTCTAGCAACAATGGGGTGAGAAGGTCTCTCTGCTTTCCGGCAGGAAAGGAAAGATGGGGGGTGGGATACTTTAGCAGCTCAACTGGAAGTTTTAAATGATATTTCAGACCATGGCTGTTCCCCTAGTCGAAAAGAAGTTGGATCAgtagagaaagaaaatgaaggaGACACATCTCCGGTAACTGAATCAGTCACCGCACTAGGTCAAAAGAGGAACCAATTTGACTTTGTTGACACATCTAGCATGTAACCACCGGGTACAACGGGAGTCTCCCATTTGGAGAGGCGGGGCAGGAAAGGTCGAATGCGGCATTACTATTACCAGTCTCATAATTTCTATCAAGATATGAGTTCTCAATAACACTTTAAGAAACAAAATAAATTGTGAATGAATAACGTACAATCTTGTTGTAGTAAGTAAAATATAATCTAAGCGACACGTTAAGGGATACCAAAGTAGGGGAAGGAAACGCACCAGATGAAAGCCTAAAGTCCTGAGATTACCCAAGATATCCAACACTGGGACAAGAGATGAAAACACGTAGAGAACAGATGGGAAATTAGACGACTGAGTTTCAAAGAGGAGACAAAGCATTATGAAGTGAACGTGCATGAGCCACGAATTTCAACAACATTTTTAATACAGTACGATAAGCCGGCAAATTCTCACCAGCACAACTCCGGTTACTGGGTTTTCACTCAACTCCGCCTCCTCACTCAAACAGCTATCCTCTGCTCTAAATCTTCTACTGAGATATTAGGGTTGGAATGAATAAATCTTCTCTGACCGGATTGGATTGATGGGGCACGAAAAAACTAGAATGATATTTTGGGACTACTCCAAATAGGTGGGGGACTACTCTTCCATTTTGGGGTGGGACATTTGAAGTAATTTTGGGTCACTCCTTatctaaatttatttttaatatcaATTTTACtcttggtaattaaattaattagttaATGTTAATGTAATGATTAATTACTGATTAGTTAGTGACTAGTGAGTTATTAATAGGAtagttttgttagaatcggaattattgagagagaagaagaagaagaaaaaaagttgaagaaaaatagGTTTGAACCAAAAAATTCTTATTTTGGGTTTTCTAAATATGATATGAGTGATTCTTGTGATGATAACTC comes from Papaver somniferum cultivar HN1 chromosome 7, ASM357369v1, whole genome shotgun sequence and encodes:
- the LOC113294703 gene encoding 60S ribosomal export protein NMD3-like → MAVVESGMFRIQHTVGTILCCKCGILMPQNAANMCVKCLRAEVDITEGLQKNVIIMYCPECNSYLQPPRTWMKCELESKELLTFCVKRLKNLSKVRLTHAEFIWTEPHSKRIKVKIGVQKEVLNGVVLEQAYLVEYVVQDHLCESCSRIAANPDQWIASVQLRQHVPHRRTFFYLEQLILKHNAALHAIKIKQMDHGIDFFFANRSHALKFVDFVGKVCPIKSRNDKQLVSHDEKSSTYNYKYTFSVEICPICREDLICLPPKTALSLGNLGPLVLCTKVSDSIALLDPLTLRMSYMVADQYWRMPFKTLLSSRQLVEYIVLDVEPMISEVNVGGTTYALADVQVARVSDFGKNDLIFNIRTHLGHLLNPGDYALGYDLYGANIDITYKGLVIPDAILIKKSYEEKRLKKRGKPRAWKLKFMNMEVDNSNRKLDEEKMNTEIEEFLKILEENPEMALNISLHHNEEYQPSEMTEADDDGLLPLDQMLAGLKLGGEEEEDNNNGQGMID